A DNA window from Xanthomonas campestris pv. campestris str. ATCC 33913 contains the following coding sequences:
- a CDS encoding single-stranded DNA-binding protein produces MARGINKVILVGNLGNDPDTKYTQAGMAITRVSLATTSMRKDREGNNQERTEWHRVVFFGKLGEIAGEYLRKGSQVYVEGELRYDKYTGQDGVEKYSTDIVANEMQMLGGRGEGGGGGGMGGDRPQRTQAPRQQQGGGGGGGGQDYAPRRQQPAQQQSAPPMDDFADDDIPF; encoded by the coding sequence ATGGCCCGCGGCATCAACAAAGTCATCCTCGTCGGCAACCTCGGCAACGATCCCGACACCAAGTACACCCAGGCCGGCATGGCGATCACCCGCGTGAGCCTGGCCACCACCAGCATGCGCAAGGACCGCGAAGGCAATAACCAGGAACGCACCGAGTGGCACCGCGTGGTGTTTTTTGGAAAATTGGGCGAGATCGCCGGTGAGTACCTGCGCAAGGGCTCGCAGGTGTATGTCGAAGGCGAGCTGCGCTACGACAAGTACACCGGCCAGGACGGCGTAGAGAAGTACAGCACCGACATCGTCGCCAACGAGATGCAGATGCTCGGCGGCCGCGGTGAAGGCGGCGGTGGCGGCGGCATGGGCGGCGATCGCCCGCAGCGCACGCAGGCCCCGCGCCAGCAGCAGGGTGGCGGCGGTGGTGGTGGCGGTCAGGACTACGCACCGCGCCGTCAGCAGCCGGCCCAGCAGCAGTCGGCGCCGCCGATGGACGATTTTGCGGACGACGATATCCCGTTCTAA
- a CDS encoding polyprenyl synthetase family protein codes for MTIAQDLPTVLGLPQIQSLAAPDMAAVDALIRRRLASDVVLINQIADHIISAGGKRLRPMLVMLAGHAAGGSGPEHHQLAAIIEFIHTSTLLHDDVVDESDLRRGRSTANALWGNAPSVLVGDFLYSRSFQLMVELDRMEVMQILADTTNRIAEGEVLQLLHVHNPDTDEAAYLRVIERKTAVLFAAGTRLGALASGADAQVQQCLYDYGMQLGFAFQIADDVLDYAADATDLGKNLGDDLAEGKATLPLIHAIAHSDAATQQRLRQIVEQGDAEAMPEVLTAIRATGGLDYSRQRAAEYAAAAEQALDGLPPSPAVAALRGLARYAVERTH; via the coding sequence ATGACCATCGCCCAAGACCTCCCCACCGTACTGGGCCTGCCCCAGATCCAGTCCCTCGCCGCGCCCGACATGGCGGCGGTCGATGCCTTGATCCGCCGCCGTCTGGCGTCGGACGTCGTGCTGATCAACCAGATTGCCGATCACATCATCTCCGCCGGCGGCAAACGCCTGCGCCCGATGCTGGTGATGCTGGCCGGCCACGCCGCGGGCGGCTCCGGGCCGGAGCACCACCAGCTCGCGGCGATCATCGAGTTCATCCATACCTCCACGCTGCTGCATGACGACGTGGTGGACGAATCAGACCTGCGCCGCGGCCGCAGCACCGCCAATGCGCTATGGGGCAACGCGCCCAGCGTGCTGGTGGGCGATTTCCTGTATTCGCGCAGCTTCCAACTGATGGTCGAACTGGACCGCATGGAAGTAATGCAGATCCTGGCCGACACCACCAACCGCATCGCCGAAGGCGAAGTGCTGCAGCTCTTGCATGTACACAACCCCGACACCGATGAAGCCGCGTACCTGCGCGTGATCGAGCGCAAGACCGCGGTGCTGTTTGCCGCCGGCACGCGCCTGGGCGCACTGGCCTCGGGCGCGGATGCGCAGGTGCAGCAGTGCCTGTACGACTACGGCATGCAGCTGGGCTTTGCGTTCCAGATCGCCGACGACGTGCTCGACTACGCCGCAGATGCCACCGACCTGGGCAAGAACCTGGGCGACGACCTGGCCGAGGGCAAGGCCACCCTGCCGCTGATCCACGCCATTGCGCATTCCGATGCCGCCACCCAGCAGCGCCTGCGGCAGATCGTCGAACAGGGCGATGCCGAGGCGATGCCGGAGGTGTTGACGGCCATCCGCGCAACCGGCGGGCTCGATTACAGCCGCCAGCGCGCTGCCGAATATGCCGCCGCCGCCGAACAGGCCCTGGACGGCTTGCCGCCGAGCCCGGCAGTGGCCGCATTACGCGGCCTGGCGCGTTATGCGGTGGAACGGACGCACTGA
- a CDS encoding dienelactone hydrolase family protein translates to MQTQSKWKRAGLAGLLALMAGPAMAAMQAKPLEWTIGKDSFSGVLVYDDAGPAKRPGLVMVPNWRGVNDSAVTKAKQLAGDDYVVLVADVYGKGIRPKNDTEAGAQAKTLRDDRPTLQARALKAVDVLKAQAGSAPLDAARIGAVGFCFGGTTVLELVRAGAQLAGVVSLHGGISTPAPAAANSAKTPVLVLNGADDKSVTQADIAAFETEMNGAGADWQFVNFSGAVHCFAEADANSPPGCLYNARAAKRAFGMLHGFFDERFGK, encoded by the coding sequence ATGCAGACGCAATCGAAATGGAAACGCGCCGGTCTGGCCGGCCTGTTGGCGTTGATGGCCGGTCCAGCCATGGCGGCGATGCAAGCCAAGCCGCTGGAATGGACCATCGGCAAGGACAGCTTCAGCGGCGTGCTGGTGTATGACGATGCCGGCCCTGCCAAGCGCCCGGGCCTGGTGATGGTGCCCAACTGGCGCGGGGTCAACGACTCGGCGGTGACCAAGGCCAAGCAGCTGGCCGGCGACGACTACGTAGTGCTGGTGGCGGACGTCTACGGCAAGGGCATCCGGCCCAAGAACGACACCGAAGCCGGCGCGCAGGCCAAGACGCTGCGCGATGACCGGCCCACGCTGCAAGCGCGTGCCCTCAAGGCGGTGGATGTGCTCAAGGCGCAGGCCGGCAGCGCACCGCTGGATGCAGCACGCATCGGTGCGGTGGGTTTCTGTTTTGGCGGCACCACGGTGCTGGAATTGGTGCGCGCGGGCGCGCAGCTGGCCGGCGTGGTCAGCCTGCACGGCGGTATTTCCACACCTGCGCCGGCGGCCGCCAACTCCGCGAAGACGCCGGTGCTGGTGCTCAACGGCGCCGATGACAAGAGCGTGACCCAGGCCGACATCGCCGCGTTCGAAACCGAAATGAACGGCGCCGGCGCAGACTGGCAGTTCGTGAATTTCAGCGGCGCGGTGCATTGCTTCGCCGAAGCCGATGCCAACAGCCCGCCGGGCTGCCTGTACAACGCGCGTGCGGCCAAGCGTGCGTTCGGCATGCTGCACGGGTTCTTCGACGAACGTTTCGGTAAGTGA
- the murD gene encoding UDP-N-acetylmuramoyl-L-alanine--D-glutamate ligase yields MRISQLEGKAVALWGWAREGRAAYRALRQQLPAQPLTVFCNAEEARDVAALADPALQVQTEASAQALAAFEVVIKSPGISPYREEARAAAAQGARFIGGTALWFAEHAQPDGYVPGAICVTGTKGKSTTTALLAHLLRADGHRTALVGNIGQPLLEVLSPQPPPAYWAIELSSYQTGEVGRSGARPELALVLNLFPEHLDWHGSEAAYVRDKLALVTDGRPRIALLNAADPHLAQLQLPESEVRWFNHPDGWHLRGDVVYRGQQPIFDTANVPLPGEHNRRNLCAVLAAVEALGLDAAALAPAALTFRPLPNRLQWLGSVDGIAYVNDSISTTPHASLAALACFAQQRVALLVGGHDRGLDWQEFAAHMAQQAPLEIVTMGANGPRIHALLAPLAQSAGFGLHAADDLAHAMQLARSALGAQGGVLLLSPGAPSFGVYSDYVARGRHFAQLAGFDPAAISAIPGLGVQ; encoded by the coding sequence GTGCGAATTTCGCAGCTTGAGGGCAAGGCGGTTGCGTTGTGGGGATGGGCGCGCGAAGGGCGCGCCGCCTACCGCGCGCTGCGCCAACAGCTGCCTGCGCAGCCGCTGACGGTCTTTTGTAACGCCGAAGAGGCACGCGACGTTGCCGCATTGGCAGACCCCGCGTTGCAGGTGCAGACCGAAGCGAGCGCACAGGCGCTGGCCGCGTTCGAGGTCGTGATCAAGTCACCGGGCATCAGCCCGTACCGTGAGGAGGCACGCGCCGCCGCCGCGCAGGGCGCGCGCTTCATCGGCGGCACCGCGCTGTGGTTTGCCGAACACGCGCAGCCGGACGGCTACGTGCCGGGCGCGATCTGCGTGACCGGCACCAAGGGCAAGAGCACCACCACCGCGCTGCTGGCGCATCTGTTGCGCGCCGACGGCCATCGCACCGCGCTGGTCGGCAATATCGGCCAGCCGTTGCTGGAAGTGCTCTCCCCACAGCCGCCGCCTGCGTACTGGGCGATCGAGCTGTCCAGCTACCAGACCGGTGAGGTGGGGCGCAGTGGCGCACGTCCGGAGTTGGCGCTGGTGCTGAACCTGTTTCCCGAGCATCTGGACTGGCACGGCAGCGAAGCGGCGTATGTGCGCGACAAGCTGGCGCTGGTGACTGACGGCCGCCCGCGCATCGCGCTGCTCAATGCCGCAGACCCGCATCTGGCGCAGCTGCAGCTGCCTGAGAGCGAGGTGCGCTGGTTCAATCATCCCGACGGCTGGCACCTGCGTGGCGACGTGGTCTATCGCGGCCAACAACCGATCTTCGATACCGCCAACGTGCCGCTGCCGGGGGAACACAACCGGCGCAACCTGTGCGCCGTGCTGGCGGCAGTGGAGGCCCTGGGCCTGGATGCGGCGGCACTGGCGCCGGCGGCACTGACCTTTCGTCCGTTGCCCAACCGGCTGCAGTGGCTCGGCAGCGTGGACGGCATCGCATACGTCAACGATTCCATCAGCACCACACCGCATGCCTCGCTGGCGGCCTTGGCCTGCTTCGCGCAGCAGCGCGTGGCGTTGCTGGTGGGTGGGCACGACCGTGGGCTGGACTGGCAGGAATTCGCCGCGCACATGGCGCAGCAGGCGCCGCTGGAAATCGTCACCATGGGCGCCAACGGCCCGCGCATCCATGCGTTGCTGGCACCACTGGCGCAGAGCGCCGGCTTTGGCCTGCATGCCGCCGATGACCTGGCGCATGCGATGCAGCTGGCACGCAGCGCGCTCGGTGCACAGGGCGGGGTGCTGCTGCTGTCGCCCGGCGCGCCCAGCTTTGGCGTGTACAGCGATTACGTGGCGCGTGGCCGCCACTTTGCGCAGCTGGCGGGGTTCGATCCTGCGGCGATCAGTGCGATTCCCGGCCTGGGTGTGCAGTAG
- the murL gene encoding UDP-N-acetyl-alpha-D-muramoyl-L-alanyl-L-glutamate epimerase codes for MSAFDKHQVSTFRFVRCALDAQTGVATLVYAFDQGPELVETVAVPGAPFVLDATRAAAVQQALRLLHLIAGVSYYKAAVPPTIQIEDYAIDAETAALMESVYLHGLREFAYRNGLNLHGKIHFPVTAPAADQAPAAGLREHALVAIGGGKDSLVSIEALRQAGVDQTVSWIGGSQLIRACAERTGLPVLNIGRVLAPELFELNRQGAWNGHIPVTAVNSAILVLSALLTGVDQVVFSNERSASYGSEIPGTGEVNHQWSKGWAFEQAFGEYVQQHVAADLRYYSLLRPLSELAVARQFAKTDHYDAHFSSCNRNFHIMGERPVHRWCGVCPKCHFVFLALAPFMPKTRLVKIFGRNLLDDAAQAGGYDALLEFQDHKPFECVGEGRESRAAMAVLATRAEWKEDALVKRFIREIQPQLEQDALQLQPLMTIDGEHRVPSALWERVRANFAA; via the coding sequence ATGAGCGCTTTCGACAAACATCAGGTGTCCACGTTCCGCTTTGTCCGCTGCGCGCTGGATGCGCAGACCGGCGTGGCGACGCTGGTGTATGCCTTCGACCAGGGGCCGGAACTGGTGGAGACCGTGGCGGTGCCCGGTGCACCGTTCGTGCTGGACGCCACGCGTGCGGCGGCCGTGCAACAGGCCTTGCGCTTGCTGCACCTGATCGCCGGTGTCAGCTACTACAAGGCGGCGGTGCCGCCGACTATCCAGATCGAGGACTACGCCATCGATGCGGAGACCGCCGCACTGATGGAAAGCGTTTATTTGCACGGCCTGCGCGAATTCGCTTACCGCAATGGCTTGAACCTGCACGGCAAGATCCACTTCCCGGTGACCGCGCCGGCGGCCGACCAGGCACCGGCCGCAGGGCTGCGCGAGCATGCGCTGGTGGCCATCGGGGGCGGCAAGGATTCGCTGGTCAGTATTGAAGCATTGCGGCAGGCCGGGGTGGATCAGACCGTCAGCTGGATCGGCGGTTCGCAATTGATCCGCGCCTGCGCCGAGCGGACCGGGCTGCCGGTGCTCAATATCGGCCGCGTGCTGGCGCCGGAGTTGTTCGAGCTCAATCGTCAGGGTGCCTGGAACGGGCACATCCCGGTGACGGCGGTGAATTCGGCCATTTTGGTGTTATCGGCGCTGCTCACCGGCGTGGACCAGGTGGTGTTTTCCAACGAGCGTTCGGCCAGCTATGGCAGCGAGATTCCTGGCACCGGCGAGGTCAATCACCAGTGGTCTAAGGGCTGGGCGTTCGAGCAAGCCTTTGGGGAGTACGTGCAGCAGCATGTTGCCGCGGACCTGCGTTATTACTCGCTGCTGCGCCCACTTTCCGAACTTGCGGTGGCACGGCAATTCGCCAAGACCGATCACTACGACGCGCATTTTTCCAGCTGCAACCGCAATTTCCACATCATGGGCGAGCGGCCGGTGCATCGCTGGTGCGGGGTGTGCCCCAAATGCCATTTCGTGTTTCTGGCGTTGGCGCCGTTCATGCCCAAGACGCGCCTGGTCAAGATCTTCGGGCGCAACCTGCTCGACGATGCCGCCCAGGCCGGCGGCTACGATGCGTTGCTGGAATTCCAGGACCACAAGCCGTTCGAATGCGTGGGCGAGGGGCGCGAGTCGCGTGCCGCGATGGCGGTGCTGGCCACCCGTGCGGAATGGAAGGAAGACGCGCTGGTGAAGCGGTTTATCCGCGAGATCCAACCGCAGCTGGAGCAGGACGCACTGCAGCTGCAGCCCCTGATGACCATCGATGGCGAGCACCGCGTTCCTTCGGCGCTGTGGGAGCGCGTGCGTGCGAATTTCGCAGCTTGA
- a CDS encoding bifunctional aspartate kinase/diaminopimelate decarboxylase yields MSASLSTDRWIVLKFGGTSVSRRHRWDTIGKLASKRANETGGRVLVVVSALSGVTNELTAIADGAADSAQRVAALELRHREFLAELELDADAVLGARLAALHALVGDARAASRTLDWQAEVLGQGELLSSTIGAAYLHANGLDMGWLDAREWLSALPPQPNQSEWSKRLSVSCQWQSDAAWRARFDAQPTRLLITQGFISRHADGGTAILGRGGSDTSAAYFGALLGASRVEIWTDVPGMFSANPKEVPDARLLTRLDYYEAQEIATTGAKVLHPRSIKPCRDSGVPMAILDTERPDLPGTSIDGSAEPVLGVKAISRRNGIVLVSMEGIGMWQQVGFLADVFTLFKKHGLSVDLIGSAETNVTVSLDPSENLVNTDVLAALSADLSQICKVKIIVPCAAITLVGRGMRSLLHKLSDVWATFGQERVHMISQSSNDLNLTFVIDESDADGLLPILHAELIDSGAMPVSEGEVFGPRWRDIIGSVRPRPTPWWHAERAHLLTLSKAGTPRYVYHLPTVRARAQALAQIAAVDQRYYAIKANSHPAILMALEQAGFGLECVSHGELRRVFDTLPELSPRRVLFTPSFAPRSEYEAAFALGVTVTVDNVEALKRWPELFRGRNVWLRIDLGHGDGHHEKVNTGGKASKFGLSSTRVDEFVELARTLEVTITGVHAHLGSGVETGEHWRMMYDELAGFARRIGTVETIDIGGGLPIPYSAEDEPFDLELWAKGLAEVKAVHPGFRLAIEPGRYLVAEAGVLLAQATQVIEKDGVHRVGLDAGMNSLIRPALYDAWHDIENLSQLGAPADGSFDVVGPICESSDVFGKRRRLPAATAPGNVMLIADAGAYGYSMASTYNQRELPREEVIDAAAG; encoded by the coding sequence ATGTCAGCTTCCCTTTCTACCGATCGTTGGATCGTCCTCAAGTTCGGCGGCACCTCGGTGTCGCGTCGTCATCGCTGGGACACGATTGGAAAACTGGCGAGCAAACGGGCGAACGAAACCGGCGGCCGCGTGCTGGTGGTGGTGTCTGCGTTGTCGGGCGTCACCAACGAGCTCACTGCCATCGCCGATGGTGCTGCCGACAGCGCGCAGCGCGTGGCGGCACTGGAACTGCGGCATCGCGAATTCCTTGCCGAGCTTGAGCTCGATGCCGACGCAGTGCTGGGCGCGCGGCTTGCCGCGTTGCACGCGTTGGTGGGCGATGCACGCGCTGCCAGCCGCACGCTCGACTGGCAGGCCGAGGTGCTGGGGCAAGGCGAATTGCTGTCTTCCACCATCGGTGCGGCCTATCTGCATGCCAATGGCCTGGACATGGGCTGGCTGGATGCGCGGGAGTGGTTGTCGGCGTTGCCGCCGCAGCCCAACCAGAGCGAGTGGTCCAAGCGCTTGTCGGTGTCGTGCCAGTGGCAATCCGATGCCGCATGGCGGGCGCGTTTCGATGCGCAGCCCACGCGGCTGCTGATCACGCAGGGCTTTATCTCGCGGCACGCCGATGGCGGCACCGCGATCCTGGGCCGTGGCGGCTCGGACACCTCGGCGGCGTATTTCGGTGCATTGCTCGGCGCCAGCCGGGTGGAAATCTGGACCGACGTGCCCGGCATGTTCAGCGCCAACCCGAAGGAAGTGCCGGATGCGCGTCTGCTGACCCGCCTGGACTATTACGAAGCGCAGGAAATCGCCACCACCGGCGCCAAGGTGCTGCATCCGCGCTCGATCAAGCCCTGCCGCGATTCCGGCGTGCCGATGGCGATCCTGGATACCGAACGCCCGGATCTGCCAGGCACCAGCATCGATGGCAGCGCCGAACCAGTACTCGGCGTCAAGGCGATCAGCCGCCGCAACGGCATCGTGCTGGTGTCGATGGAAGGCATCGGCATGTGGCAGCAGGTCGGCTTCCTGGCCGATGTGTTCACGCTGTTCAAGAAGCATGGCTTGTCGGTGGATCTGATCGGCTCGGCCGAAACCAACGTCACCGTCTCGCTGGACCCGTCCGAAAACCTGGTCAACACCGATGTGCTGGCGGCGTTGTCGGCAGACCTGTCGCAGATCTGCAAGGTCAAGATCATCGTGCCGTGCGCGGCGATCACGCTGGTCGGGCGCGGCATGCGCTCGCTGCTGCACAAGCTGTCCGACGTGTGGGCCACGTTCGGTCAGGAGCGCGTGCACATGATTTCGCAGTCGTCCAACGACTTGAACCTGACCTTCGTCATCGACGAATCCGATGCCGACGGCCTGTTGCCGATTTTGCATGCGGAATTGATCGATAGCGGCGCCATGCCGGTCAGCGAAGGTGAGGTGTTTGGCCCACGCTGGCGTGACATCATCGGTTCGGTGCGGCCGCGGCCCACGCCGTGGTGGCATGCCGAGCGCGCGCATCTGCTGACGCTGTCCAAGGCCGGCACGCCGCGTTACGTGTACCACCTGCCCACGGTGCGCGCGCGCGCGCAAGCGCTGGCGCAGATTGCCGCAGTGGATCAGCGCTATTACGCGATCAAGGCCAACTCGCATCCGGCCATCCTGATGGCGCTGGAACAGGCTGGATTCGGCCTGGAATGCGTCTCGCACGGCGAATTGCGCCGCGTGTTCGACACGTTGCCTGAGCTGTCGCCACGCCGCGTGTTGTTCACGCCGAGCTTCGCGCCGCGTAGCGAATACGAGGCCGCGTTTGCGCTGGGCGTAACCGTCACCGTGGACAACGTCGAAGCGCTCAAGCGCTGGCCGGAGTTGTTCCGCGGCCGCAACGTGTGGCTGCGCATCGACCTGGGCCACGGCGATGGCCACCACGAGAAGGTCAACACCGGTGGCAAGGCGTCCAAGTTCGGGCTGTCGTCCACGCGCGTGGATGAGTTCGTCGAGTTGGCACGCACGCTGGAAGTCACCATCACCGGCGTGCATGCGCATCTGGGCAGCGGCGTGGAGACCGGCGAACACTGGCGGATGATGTACGACGAACTGGCCGGCTTCGCGCGCCGCATCGGCACCGTGGAGACCATCGACATCGGCGGTGGGCTGCCGATTCCCTACAGCGCCGAAGACGAGCCGTTCGACCTGGAGCTGTGGGCCAAGGGCCTGGCCGAGGTCAAGGCCGTGCATCCGGGCTTCCGCCTGGCGATCGAGCCTGGCCGTTATCTGGTGGCCGAGGCCGGCGTGTTGCTGGCCCAGGCGACCCAGGTGATCGAAAAGGACGGCGTCCATCGCGTTGGCCTGGATGCCGGCATGAATAGCCTGATCCGCCCGGCGCTGTACGACGCCTGGCACGACATCGAAAACCTCAGCCAGCTCGGTGCGCCTGCCGATGGCAGCTTCGATGTGGTGGGGCCGATCTGCGAATCCTCCGATGTGTTCGGCAAGCGCCGCCGCCTGCCCGCGGCGACCGCACCGGGCAATGTGATGCTGATCGCTGATGCCGGCGCGTATGGGTATTCCATGGCCAGCACCTACAACCAGCGGGAGTTGCCGCGCGAAGAGGTGATCGATGCGGCCGCTGGCTGA
- a CDS encoding PhzF family phenazine biosynthesis protein, with protein MRTFRYLQLDVFSNRPGAGNPLGVVVDAGALSAQQMQQIAAWLNLSETVFFLPVSAPGADYHIRIFTPRAELPFAGHPSVGAAWVARTHGLVGYRQDNRLYQQCAAGVLPVDVFDRHDVVLVRLRAPRAQCSDTGTHHAAALAQVTRAFAMSAQAPALWNNGPSWWLLELADEAAVRTAVPDLAAIAALTAASGAVGLAIYAAAASDAEDLVVRAFCPGDGIPEDPVTGSANACIAARLLAEDRLPGRQGRYVASQGREVGRDGRVEVEVDAAGDVWIGGATQQVIEGRIAW; from the coding sequence ATGCGCACATTTCGCTACCTGCAACTGGATGTTTTCTCCAACCGCCCTGGCGCTGGCAACCCACTGGGCGTCGTCGTCGATGCCGGCGCACTGTCAGCGCAACAGATGCAGCAGATTGCCGCCTGGCTGAACCTGTCGGAGACGGTGTTTTTCCTGCCGGTCAGCGCGCCGGGCGCGGATTACCACATCCGCATTTTCACCCCGCGCGCGGAGCTGCCGTTTGCCGGGCACCCCAGCGTGGGCGCTGCCTGGGTTGCCAGGACGCACGGCCTGGTGGGATACCGCCAGGACAACCGGCTGTACCAGCAATGCGCCGCCGGCGTGCTGCCGGTGGATGTATTCGACCGTCACGACGTGGTGCTGGTGCGTCTGCGCGCGCCGCGCGCGCAGTGCAGCGACACCGGCACGCACCACGCCGCTGCGCTGGCGCAGGTCACCCGAGCGTTCGCCATGAGCGCGCAGGCGCCTGCCCTGTGGAACAACGGGCCCAGCTGGTGGTTGCTGGAGCTGGCCGACGAGGCCGCGGTGCGGACGGCCGTGCCCGACCTGGCCGCCATCGCCGCACTCACCGCGGCCAGCGGGGCGGTCGGGCTGGCCATCTACGCCGCCGCGGCCAGCGATGCGGAAGATCTGGTGGTGCGTGCATTCTGCCCGGGCGACGGCATCCCCGAAGACCCCGTCACCGGCAGCGCCAATGCCTGCATCGCCGCGCGCCTGCTGGCCGAGGATCGGCTGCCGGGCAGGCAGGGACGCTACGTCGCCAGCCAGGGCCGCGAGGTCGGCCGCGATGGCCGCGTGGAGGTGGAAGTCGACGCCGCCGGCGATGTATGGATCGGTGGCGCAACGCAGCAAGTGATCGAAGGCCGCATCGCTTGGTAA
- a CDS encoding PhzF family phenazine biosynthesis protein, with the protein MTTRRFLQLDVFSARPGSGNPLAVVLDAEGLDDAAMQAIARWTKLPETTFVFPAPDAASSYRLRMFSPQKEVPFAGHPSVGTAHAVLDAGLATPRDGVLVQDGIAGQLPLRVEQIAGHRSIAIRTPRARVTEQLQSDDPRLSDSLRGWPLGALPPALMDGGRTWWVVELASEAALRSLDPDWNAIAALAESTGSMGVFAYARAAATGAYDLAVRAFVGNGRRFEDAASGAANAVLAAWLDSKDALPGTDGRYVVSQGREIGFDALLELRIDANGEVWSGGQVQTVIRGTLDWE; encoded by the coding sequence ATGACCACGCGTCGATTCCTGCAACTGGATGTGTTCTCGGCCCGCCCCGGCAGCGGCAACCCGTTGGCGGTGGTGCTCGACGCGGAAGGCCTAGACGATGCCGCGATGCAGGCCATTGCGCGCTGGACCAAGTTGCCGGAAACCACCTTCGTGTTTCCGGCCCCCGACGCCGCCAGCAGTTATCGCCTGCGCATGTTTTCGCCGCAAAAAGAGGTGCCGTTCGCCGGCCACCCCAGTGTCGGCACCGCGCATGCAGTGCTCGACGCCGGCCTGGCCACGCCGCGCGACGGCGTGCTGGTGCAGGACGGCATCGCCGGGCAATTGCCGCTGCGCGTGGAGCAGATCGCCGGCCACCGCAGCATCGCCATCCGCACGCCGCGTGCGCGCGTCACCGAACAGCTGCAGTCCGACGACCCACGCCTGAGCGACAGCCTGCGCGGTTGGCCGCTGGGCGCCTTGCCGCCGGCCCTGATGGACGGCGGACGTACCTGGTGGGTGGTGGAACTGGCCAGCGAGGCCGCCTTGCGCAGCCTGGACCCGGATTGGAACGCGATTGCGGCATTGGCCGAATCCACCGGCAGCATGGGCGTGTTCGCCTACGCGCGTGCAGCGGCAACCGGCGCCTACGATCTGGCGGTGCGCGCCTTCGTCGGCAATGGCCGCCGCTTCGAAGACGCGGCCTCCGGCGCCGCCAACGCCGTGCTTGCGGCCTGGCTGGATAGCAAGGATGCCTTGCCCGGCACCGACGGCCGCTACGTGGTCAGCCAGGGCCGCGAAATCGGCTTCGACGCGCTGCTGGAGCTGCGCATCGATGCCAACGGCGAGGTCTGGTCGGGTGGACAGGTGCAGACGGTGATTCGCGGCACGCTGGATTGGGAGTGA
- a CDS encoding glycine zipper 2TM domain-containing protein produces the protein MKTLLLGALVMGLAVAGNATAQRYDNGYRDNGRGGYEDGRYEYARVVRVDPIIVSDAYTERTSERCYNRTSDGYYTSNDGYYRNDGGYGGANPSNRGVASVIGGIAGAVLGSQVGGGNGRLVGTAVGTMAGVAAGRSIYEANHRSYQGNVSVCEPVSYRRERDRVDGYDVTYEYGGRMYHTRSDYNPGDRIRVRVDVRPD, from the coding sequence ATGAAAACTCTTCTGCTTGGTGCGCTGGTGATGGGTCTGGCTGTTGCGGGCAACGCGACGGCGCAGCGGTACGACAACGGCTACCGCGACAATGGCCGCGGCGGCTACGAGGATGGGCGCTACGAATACGCCCGCGTGGTGCGCGTGGATCCGATCATCGTCTCGGACGCATACACAGAGCGCACCAGCGAGCGCTGCTACAACCGCACCTCCGACGGGTACTACACCAGCAACGACGGCTACTACCGCAATGACGGTGGTTATGGCGGGGCCAATCCTTCCAACCGTGGGGTTGCCAGCGTGATCGGCGGCATCGCCGGTGCGGTGCTGGGCAGCCAGGTCGGTGGCGGCAATGGGCGCCTGGTCGGCACCGCGGTCGGCACCATGGCCGGCGTTGCCGCGGGGCGCTCGATCTACGAAGCCAATCACCGCTCCTACCAGGGCAATGTCAGCGTCTGCGAGCCGGTGTCCTACCGCCGTGAGCGCGACCGTGTCGACGGCTATGACGTGACCTACGAATACGGCGGCCGGATGTACCACACCCGCAGCGACTACAACCCCGGTGACCGCATCCGCGTGCGCGTGGATGTGCGCCCCGACTGA
- a CDS encoding OsmC family protein → MGISRHATAHWEGDLKTGKGQLSTPQSGLMENTRYAFSSRFGDEKGTNPEELIAAAHAGCFTMALSAQLTEAGFPPTSLDTRADVDLSMEGGPQLSQIRLKLKAMVPGIDEAKFRELADTAKKNCPVSKALSAVPISLETEFSS, encoded by the coding sequence ATGGGCATTTCGCGTCACGCCACCGCACACTGGGAAGGCGACCTCAAGACCGGCAAGGGCCAGCTCAGCACTCCGCAGAGCGGGTTGATGGAGAACACCCGGTATGCCTTCAGCAGCCGCTTCGGCGACGAAAAGGGCACCAACCCCGAAGAGTTGATCGCTGCCGCGCATGCCGGCTGCTTCACCATGGCACTGTCCGCGCAGTTGACCGAAGCCGGCTTTCCGCCGACCTCGCTCGATACTCGCGCCGATGTCGATCTGTCGATGGAAGGTGGCCCACAGCTGTCGCAGATCCGGTTGAAGCTCAAGGCCATGGTGCCGGGCATCGATGAAGCCAAGTTCCGCGAGCTGGCCGACACCGCCAAGAAGAATTGCCCGGTGTCCAAGGCGCTGAGCGCTGTGCCGATCAGCCTGGAAACCGAGTTTTCCAGCTGA